The DNA segment gtatttgagtggtggcgagagtgtttgtgtgtgagaactgaataaggatgttctcacacactgggGAGataagcttctaaactaagctgataacacgttgaagtgtccctctgggttgattgcttctgaaagctgatatgcaatgtGCGTgccttttcttttctctcttatttgcgtTGAAGTTTCTTCACCTCTGTATTTctattgagtcttcactgaacttctctttatataggcgggaaaaactgatcgtacagttaGACTCAaatattgtatctgttgcatcttgaattcgtttcttggactttgtgccTCGATTTTTGACTGcccttctgaaacgttttgtctttaatgctctgatgcaacgtccctTTATTGTcgtttgactggacaatggctttgtaccctTGTGTATAGCTTGAATCCACTGAAatagtttgtcttcatctacagctgaaagattctgactgatgtttcgaactagtcagctgaactgatcttcagttgggctggtgaaatcagttgggtttcttcatcagttgagatgatttcactctcgttcagttgaactgatcagttgggtttcttcatcagttgaactctccTTCGGCTGGCAAGGCTTTTGttgttctcctgctgaaccacctatcaattGGACAATCAGTcggactgctcaattgacgtaaccgttagactgattcagtttgtgtgATCAGTTGAGTattcagtttgcgatgtaaatagctcgtgactgatcctagcttctgcacactagggtagattattagtaacacaaaataacaagttttgttaacatcacaatcaagattgcgaacctgaaaagttccaacaatctccccctttttgatgatcacaaaacttgagcagtTAAGCAGAATATTTTCAGTTCAAGGGTTAGTACATTCAAACATCGTTAAAAGCTCCctctcaagaactgaattaaagaagttttgaaaaccatttagAGATAGAGGATAAAAGAAAAACTCCCCCTTCAAAACtgaattgaaaacaaaaaaaatttaagaaagcacttttcagttgaaaaaaaaaaaattcttctcaacaactgaattttaaaaactGATTAAACAAAATgattttcagtttgagggtaaAATAAAAACTCCCATTCAGAGACTGAATGAAAACCCGTATTTGAAAGATACTTATTGAATCATTCATTCAGAGGTTATAATCATTCAAGCAATGTGGACACGAAATCTGGAAATATCCATTCAGTTACAACGAAACACAGCTGaacaaacatgatgtttatttaaataaatttcttcgtatttacatctgagtacatacatcagttgaaaaagaaaaattgctacaacaatagcataatttaaacaacatcagataTTAGTTGGTTTATGTGACAGAATTGTATATACCGTCAGCTGATTGTCTTGACTGCTTGAAATGCTACATCGGTTGTGAATTCAATTTTCTAGAGAAATGAGTTAAGCTGCTTTTGAAGTTGACCTCTGTGCTTAATCAACTGGTCGAACAGACTTTGACTAGGCTCACGTGGAATTCAGCTGATGATTAAAtcgaccaacatcccaacatcGATGAGTTCCGTTTGAAGAGCAGCTGACCTGGTAGgcttgcaactgaaatcttgttcagCGAGCAGTTTAGCTGTGCATCTTTGCATATGATTCTCAGTCCGCTGAAGgctgattaaaaccccaaagctaAGAATCTAGAAATGTGGCTATAATGTTAGCTTCAGaaccaatcctctcaactctttgctaaaaagctatatataaatattttcaaatagttttgaaaattgtatgaaataattttaaatagcttttaactctattttaaagtaacagattttaaaatacagttttcttcaaatgttcttcttagaacaactagttctgataccaattgaaggatcgagtgtgctaatGCCTTTGAaagcatttcgaacactatattctctaatgagctgcaatagctcgtgttctaagaatgttaacactgatgaactaaatcgagtttggtttaaaaccaagcggaagaaactcgaagtaatctttcgtgtAGAAGACTGtcattagaaaacattttaacttatgtaaactgaataactgaaaaatggtagattagtttttgcattcatcagttcagttatggtgacaactgaactgatggatactctaactgatccaaacaatttgaaaacagcagttagtcagttaaatacacaagatatgtttatggatgttcagagacttcaactgctcctacgtcatccgttctacctccacgggtagaatccaatagaagactttgatttacaCAACTAACTGTATAAACCCATttagctaggacttacactactacctaaactgaactcctagctacgactgaaggcagcacctttcatccaacacttctttatcgtctatgtgtcaaagactacatacacaagtttaacgtctttgtgcaagacggtaaTTGAGTGGTggtgagagtgtttgtgtgtgagaactgaacaaggatgttcttACACACTGAGAGAGATAAggttctaaactaagctgataacacgttgaagtgtccctctgggctgattgctactgaaagctgatatgcaatgtGGGTgctctttcttttctctcttatttgcgtTGAAGCTTCTTCACTCTCTGTATTTctattgagtcttcactgatcttctttttatataggcgggaaaaactgatcgtacagtgaggcTCATTTATTGCATCCGTTGCGTTGCATCTTGGattttgtgtctcgacttttcgactgcctttctgaaacgttttgtctttaatgctctgatgcaacgtccctTTATTGTcatttgactggacaatggctttgtaccctTGTGTATGgctggaatccactgaaagagtttgtcttcatctacagctgaaagattctgactgatgcttcgaactagtcagctgaactgatatTCAGTTAGGCTGATAAAATCAGTTGGcttgtcagttgaactgatttcaatctcgttcagttgaactgatcagctgggtttcttcatcagttgaacactccttgggctggccaggcttctgaggttctcctgctgaaccacctatcaactggacaatcagttggactgctcaattgaggtaacagttagactgattcagtttgttcgatcagttgagtattcagtttgcgatgtaaacagctcgtgactgatcctagcttctgcacactaaggtagattattagtaacacaaaataacaagttttgctaacattaaaatcaagattgcgaacttgaaaatttCCAACAGCCTTCCTCCACCATCAGTTCTTGCTTGCCTCCTCATCATGACATCTCCATAATCCTGCAAGGGTGAAATAAtaatgctcgggattgaaccgacGATATCATCACAGTGATAATAAacctctttgtacaaaggtactttAAGGGGTTTATACAAAAGTAAATTTCTCTCAATGTAAGGTCCATGAAATTAAAtttacgtaacctgaatgcatccAATCTAGAGTTTTATTTCAAtgatgtgtttatttatttttatgcatttaatgtataattattgcatgatagggtTCATTtcacgattattttaaaagttcatgtattaggatttctagatgcatttcgagctcgatcgaggaacagagaccgggagattatcaggaaaattatttttatatcatatctaatttttataaattattataaggtgttttaagtgtagttttcaagaattgagctttgttgggtattttttaCCCGCCAGAgtatatttttaatcggtacgcaaattttaacgattcgAAGGACTCTTTGAGGGCtcgggagatattttcaaaaacttaccaaaacgaaatattttttgagaatgTTTTTGGGCTTGTTGGGTTTGTTTTAAGATTAATGGGCTCAAAAACCTTTTTTTAAaccatttaattattattaagagCCCATTAgtgtattatattttaaactacaCCTAACAAGCCAAACCCTAACCCTAATATTTTGAAGTGGCCGCCCCTCCCTCACTCCATCAGCTGCATTTTGCGAATATTTCAGCAGCCACTCCAAGGTCCTCTCAACTTTAAAGAGAAAAGTTCATTCCCGCTCCTCCGGCGCCTCCCCGACGTGAAATCCTTTAGTTTTCGGTCTTAAAACATCAAGGCACGCTTGTTTCTTCCTTTGTGCATCATACATGCTGATATTATGCAAAACTTTATGTTAATGCATGTAAAACCTTCGATCTAGCTTGGAGCATAAAGTTTTTATTCGTTTTTGTTACAAATTCTTGCATTCTATGATCAACTCACgttttttcttgaattgttgCAAAGGGGCTGCCGAGTTCTTGCTGTTAAGAGGCTAGGAACGGTGGTTTAATGCTGTTATAATGCTGGAGTCGATGGAGTGCCGGTATTAGGTGAAGGCCGAGACTTGTGTCCTAGGCGGCTAGGGTTTTGAGGGCTTTTGGGGCAAGGTAGGGTAGACTCGGCTGAAAGAAAGCTTAACCAGACCAAGGTGCGATCCTTGAGGGTCCAAGAGGTCCAGGGAAGGTCTCATCGCAGTTGGTCTCAAGTGGAAGAGGGAGGCGGATGAGGGTTGGCTCGGGTTGTGGGTTTGGAGGATTTACCGATCGTGCATCCCGTGCTGCGTGCATGGGGCTTCTTGCGTGAGGTGGTTCGGTCTAAGAGGGTCCTATGGTGGTCTAGAAGGGGCTGGTTCGTGTCTGGTCCTAGCTGGTTAGGTTTGGGTTCCGATGATTGACTCGAGAATCACGGCCAGAGGATGATTAagtgaggaaaaaaaattccagCGGCTTGTGGCCTCTTTTTCGTGGGTCCTAGTTGGCTGAAATGTGaggtttaggggctggtaggATGTATTTTAGGCATGGTTTAAGGTTGGAATAATTTGGTTTAGTTTCGGTTCGAGTCGGGTTAAAACctggaccccggtccaagttttaaaacgaatcgggtAAGTTTTGAAacaggctcgagtttacgtctaagaaatgcttataacaattttttgggatgatttaaggagtttggtaagtttcgggtcaaaATTTAAAgttccaggggtaaaatggtcattttgtgtttccaggggcaaaatggtcattttgcacccaagTGGAGATTtttgtcctggcagcgccccgagcacaaatttatcattcttttaaatatgtatgcatcatgattatgatttttatgaaattatggaaaatacgttgcatgcttggttttaaaaaaatttacgcTTGTGTaagattttgataagtgatggaaatgatgatattttgaaggataggaattagttgtggctatcgatgtatatgtaaatgcttaagatgtatatgtaaatgctgatgatgaggtctaggcacagtggatgggtaatactgtcactgatgtccgacagccgccgggtaccacggttctATGTAGAttgatccatcgtaaatgattaATGATGTACGAAAGTCAAaattaatgaactgaattcactgAAGAAAATGATGTATAAGGATATGATGATAATGATGATCTGTTTTGACATGTTACGATTTCATATGACACGTTTACTTTACggttttaaagttcatgaaaggtatgttgattacagtataTCTTTACTGCTGTGttctatgtatatgtactttttatttctgaaataggtgtgttgagtctttaaactcactagacaTGTGTGATACATATGAGCATGTTTATGAgaggactggaggtgccgaactctgagtcgACAGGACTTGATGTGCGTGCACGACCCGAAGACCACATTTCTTCCGCACATGATgtttttatgagttttgagAGGACATGAGCATTTTATACTTTGGTTTTGTTACGTTGCTGGTTttaggatttttactcgttATGTTACGCTTTTGATGTTGGTCGATTTTGGCCTCTTTAACTGCACTATTTTAAGTTGATAAACatttacgattatttttatATGGTATGTTTTTCAGTAGGATTGCATGTATGCAAAATGTTTAagtgcatatttaaaaaatgtgagcttttaaaaaaaaattatttccgcATTTTGAATAAGTAAAtattacagttggtatcagagcaaaggtcatGTATAAgtttgtgccaccgccagctactatcgctcagtcttcaagcctcaagtttgtaagtttttatgttttatatgatttacTACTATCACCTGCATGCCTTCATGTTATACGATTTACGAGGATTTTCAGTGCATGTTTAACtgcttttatgatttaaggacttattattttaaaaaactagattaaattgcatgatgggttacATTTATAAattggactgtattcagatatcatGCCATCTAGACGCGATCCTAGTGCAGATAGTCAGGATGAGATTCCTGGAGGCGGCAGAGGCCTTCCGCCACCATCGCCGTCAGGAGATGCGGCTACCCAAGTACTTGAGGGTATGGCTAGGTTATTGGAGCAGGTACAGCAGGCTCCCAGACCTCAGGCTGATGTTTATGAGCAGTTTAGGcggctcaacccgaaggagttcgggggcactactgatccattcttggcagagggatggattcgaTCTCTGGAGTTGCACTATGAGTATCTGCAGATAAGAGATGACGACCGGGTTAGGTGCGCCATTTATATGCTGAGGGATGATGCAtccctatggtgggagggagccgcTCATGCAGTGGATTTGGCTACCCTCACCTGGGACAGATTCAAGGAGATGTTCTACGGAAAGTACTTTCCAGCTGACGTCAGGGGCCGCATGACGAGGGAGTTTAAGAGTCTCCGCGAGGGGGACTCATATGTGgtggagtttatccgtaagtttgacAGAGGATGCCATTTTATGCCCATGAAAGCTAGATATGTCGCTCAGAAGCTGAGGAATTTCTTGGACGGACTAAGACCCACCCTTCGTCGGGACGTTATGCTGATGAGGCCAGCAGGTTATGATAAGGCCACCGCCTGCGCTTTTCAGGCGGAGCAGGCTCTGCGGGATATAGATTTTGAGATACAGAGGAAGCGGCATCAGACTCAGTCCAGCTCGCAGCCGCAGAAGAAACAGTATACTGGGCCACTGAGACAGCAGGGGCAGCAGAAAACCCAGGGACAGGTTAGGAGGCTCCAGCAGCAGAGACCTCCTCAGGCGCCTAAGCCAGAGGACAGACAACCATGCACGCAGTGCAACAAGTTCCATCTCGGCAAGTGTTTAGGGGAGAACTTCAGATGCTTCGTTTTCGAGCAGGAGGGTCATAAAGCAGCGGACTGCCCTAAGAACACGGGCCCCATTACTAGCCgagcttatgtgatgcacgcCGAGGAGGCCGAGGCAGAGCCATATTCGACCTTGATTAATGGTAACCcttatgtttaagattttaatttatcgCATGATTGCTTGgatttttgttcttgtttgaGGATTAAATTATGGGATTGATAACTTAGAAGGAATTAGGACGCATGGTCTACCTAGTTGAGATTAAGAATGTAATTGTTTAATTGGAGAATTTTAGGACCCAATTGTAGTAACCGGTATTTAAGGGGTGATTTTTGAATTTTCTGTAATTTGacaaatttcaagaatttcacAATTTATGAGgttaaatttccaaaaaaaaaattatggggTCATTTTGCATATTTCGAAAAGTTTGGAGGACCAAAGtgtaattttcaaaactttaaggGGTTAATTAGCAATTCTCGATTTTTGAGGGTTAACTTCGAAATATTTGAGGAATATGTGgttaatttgttgaaattttgaggatttttGGATAATTGTCGATAAGAAATTTCTCAAGTTTCTCAAATAgtgaagagattggagcttcggttGCAGAAATATACGGTGCAGGCAGATTTGATAGTGCTACCGTTGCCGGAGTTCGACATTATTCTGGGTATGGATTGGATTTTGTTGAACGGAGCTGTCATAGACTTTCGACAGAGGTCAGTGTCTGTCCGACAGTCCAGCGGTAGGCCGTTTATTTTTTAGGCAGCCAGACACCAGCTGTTGCTGCACGTCATTTCCTGcttgtgtgcgaggaagcttatgaaGAGAGGCTGCCTGGTATTTTTGGCCAGCATTGTATCAGTGTCAGAGCCAGTCAGTCAGAGGCTCGAGGAGGTGGAAGTGGTCAGTGAGTTCTCCAATATTTTCCATGATGATGTTTCAGGCATTTCACCAAACAGAGAGATGGACTTCTCTATTGAGCTCATGCCAAgtacagtgccaatctctaagccACCCTACCATCTAGCACCTGAAGAGATGAAAGAACTGAAGGACCAGATACAGGGTTCgctagataagggtttcattcgccctaacttttctccatggggcacaCCGGTACGGTTTGTCAAGAAGAATGATGGCAGTATGAGGCTTTTCATTgactaccgagagctgaacagagtCACAGTCAATAACAAGTATCCGTTGccgaggatcgaggatttgtttgatcagcttcagggagcatcaGTGTTCTCAAAGATAGACCTCCAATCCGGGTACCGTCAGCTGAAGGTGAGGGAGTCTGACGTGTATAAGACAGCTTTCCGGACGCggtatgggcactatgagtttatggtgatgccctttggtttgacgaatgcgccagcgatcttcttGGATCTCATAAATCGCGTGTTTCAGCCAAActtggatcagttcgtcatagttttcattgacgatatcctgaACTATTCGAGGAGCATAGAGGAGCATAGCCAGCATCAGAGGACCGTACTGCGGACATTACAGGACAGACGGTTGTATGCCAAATTtagcaagtgtgagttctggcttgacagagaggcattcttgggccacattgtatctcAGGATGGTATTGAGGTCGACCCCAGTAAGGTCAAAGCACTCAGAGATTGGCCAGTGTCTAAGAGCGTGACAGAGATCCGTGGCTTCTTgagattggttgggtactacaAGAAGTTCATTCAGGGCTTATCTTCTATCGCGGTGCCTGAAGAATACAAAGTTTATCTGGGGATCTGAGTGCCAGTAGAGCTTTGACAGATTGAAGCTAGCATTGACCACAACaccagttctagctatgccatcagggcaggAAGAGTTAGTGGTTTATACAAATGCGTCAAAGCTCGGTTTGGGTGCGgttctgatgcagcatgacAGAGTTATAGCATACACGTCCAGACAgctgaaggtccatgagaagaacaatctgactcatgacctcgagctagcggCAGTGGTATTTgctctgaagatttggagacactatctgtatggagagaaatacaggattttcactgatcacaagagcctgaagtacttcttcacacagaaagagctgaacatgagacaaaggatatggctagagctagtgaaagattatgactgtgacattattTACCATCCGagtaaggctaatgtggttgcagacGCTCTGAGTAGGAAGCAGGCAGTGATTGCCCATATGTCGGTACAGAGGCTGCTGCAGGcggagattcagagatttgagcttACGGTTTATGCCAGGGGAGATGCCCCAAATCTTGTTACTCTGACAGTACAGCCAACATTTAGAGACAGAATTCGGACAGGGCAGACTTCTGACGAGCAGCTGCAAAAGTGGCGACAGAGGGAcgaggctaagggccagagactG comes from the Primulina huaijiensis isolate GDHJ02 chromosome 8, ASM1229523v2, whole genome shotgun sequence genome and includes:
- the LOC140982078 gene encoding uncharacterized protein, which codes for MPSRRDPSADSQDEIPGGGRGLPPPSPSGDAATQVLEGMARLLEQIRDDDRVRCAIYMLRDDASLWWEGAAHAVDLATLTWDRFKEMFYGKYFPADVRGRMTREFKSLREGDSYVVEFIRKFDRGCHFMPMKARYVAQKLRNFLDGLRPTLRRDVMLMRPAGYDKATACAFQAEQALRDIDFEIQRKRHQTQSSSQPQKKQYTGPLRQQGQQKTQGQVRRLQQQRPPQAPKPEDRQPCTQCNKFHLGKCLGENFRCFVFEQEGHKAADCPKNTGPITSRAYVMHAEEAEAEPYSTLINGSQTPAVAARHFLLVCEEAYEERLPGISPNREMDFSIELMPSTVPISKPPYHLAPEEMKELKDQIQGSLDKGFIRPNFSPWGTPVRFVKKNDGSMRLFIDYRELNRVTVNNKYPLPRIEDLFDQLQGASVFSKIDLQSGYRQLKDGIEVDPSKVKALRDWPVSKSVTEIRGFLRLVGYYKKFIQGLSSIAVPEEYKVYLGI